In Leifsonia sp. ZF2019, a genomic segment contains:
- a CDS encoding acetolactate synthase large subunit — MSSDATPHTVLPSATPGKASPESLTGSQAVVRTLELLGVTDVFGLPGGAILPIYDAIVDSAKIRHILVRHEQGGGHAAEGYASASNKVGVAMATSGPGATNLVTSIMDAHMDSVPVVFITGQVFSTLMGTDAFQEADIVGITMPITKHSFLVKRVEDIPATIAAAYHIAGTGRPGPVLVDITKDAQQNTAPFVWPPKVDLPGYRPITKAHGKQILAAAQLLVESKKPVLYVGGGVIRSRASQELLELAEAVGAPVVTTLMARGAFPDTHEQHLGMPGMHGTVPAVLALQESDLIVSLGARFDDRVTGNTSLFAPHAKIVHVDVDPAEISKIRIADVPIVGDAKDVIVDLTAAFQDASATVKPDLVEWWTYLNGLREEFPLGFTPTSDGLLAPQHVIQRIGELTGPEAIYTAGVGQHQMWAAQFIKYERPNSWLNSGGAGTMGYSVPAAMGAKVAQPDRVVWAIDGDGCFQMTNQELATATLNDIPIKVAIINNSSLGMVRQWQTLFYDGRYSNTDLNTGHDTARVPDFVKLAEAYGALGIRVTKEEEVDAAIKLALETNDRPVVIDFVVSADAMVWPMVPQGVSNSYVQYARDHSPAFGEE; from the coding sequence ATGTCCTCGGATGCAACCCCCCACACCGTGTTGCCCTCCGCGACGCCCGGCAAGGCGTCGCCCGAATCACTGACCGGCTCGCAGGCCGTCGTCCGCACCCTCGAGCTGCTCGGCGTCACCGACGTCTTCGGGCTCCCGGGCGGCGCGATCCTGCCGATCTACGACGCCATCGTGGACTCGGCCAAGATCCGCCACATCCTCGTCCGCCACGAGCAGGGCGGCGGCCACGCCGCCGAGGGCTACGCGTCGGCCTCCAACAAGGTCGGCGTCGCCATGGCGACTTCCGGACCCGGCGCGACCAACCTCGTGACCTCGATCATGGACGCGCACATGGACTCCGTTCCGGTGGTCTTCATCACCGGCCAGGTCTTCTCCACCCTCATGGGCACGGACGCGTTCCAGGAGGCCGACATCGTCGGCATCACGATGCCGATCACCAAGCACTCCTTCCTGGTGAAGCGCGTCGAGGACATCCCGGCCACCATCGCCGCGGCCTACCACATCGCGGGCACCGGCCGACCGGGACCCGTGCTCGTCGACATCACCAAGGATGCGCAGCAGAACACGGCGCCGTTCGTGTGGCCGCCCAAGGTCGATCTGCCGGGCTACCGGCCGATCACCAAGGCGCACGGCAAGCAGATCCTGGCGGCCGCGCAGCTGCTCGTCGAGAGCAAGAAGCCGGTGCTCTACGTCGGCGGCGGCGTCATCCGCTCGCGGGCGTCGCAGGAGCTCCTCGAGCTGGCCGAGGCCGTCGGCGCTCCGGTGGTGACCACTCTGATGGCGCGCGGCGCGTTCCCGGACACCCACGAGCAGCACCTCGGCATGCCGGGCATGCACGGCACGGTCCCGGCCGTTCTCGCGCTCCAGGAATCGGACCTCATCGTGTCGCTCGGCGCGCGGTTCGACGACCGTGTCACGGGTAACACCTCCCTTTTCGCGCCCCACGCGAAGATCGTGCACGTCGACGTCGACCCTGCCGAGATCTCCAAGATCCGCATCGCCGACGTCCCGATCGTCGGCGATGCCAAGGACGTCATCGTCGATCTGACCGCCGCGTTCCAGGACGCGTCTGCGACCGTCAAGCCCGACCTCGTCGAGTGGTGGACCTACCTCAACGGGCTCCGCGAGGAGTTCCCGCTCGGGTTCACCCCGACGAGCGACGGGCTCCTGGCACCGCAGCACGTGATCCAGCGGATCGGCGAGCTGACCGGGCCGGAGGCGATCTACACCGCCGGCGTCGGCCAGCACCAGATGTGGGCGGCGCAGTTCATCAAGTACGAGCGGCCCAACTCATGGCTCAACTCCGGCGGCGCCGGCACGATGGGCTACTCGGTCCCCGCGGCGATGGGCGCCAAGGTGGCCCAGCCGGACCGCGTGGTGTGGGCGATCGACGGCGACGGCTGCTTCCAGATGACCAATCAGGAGCTCGCCACCGCCACGCTGAACGACATCCCGATCAAAGTCGCGATCATCAACAACTCGTCGCTGGGCATGGTGCGGCAGTGGCAGACGCTGTTCTACGACGGCCGCTACTCCAACACCGACCTCAACACCGGGCACGACACCGCGCGCGTCCCCGACTTCGTGAAGCTGGCCGAGGCGTACGGCGCCCTCGGCATCCGCGTCACCAAGGAGGAAGAGGTCGACGCCGCCATCAAGCTGGCCCTCGAGACCAACGACCGCCCGGTCGTGATCGACTTCGTCGTGAGCGCCGACGCCATGGTGTGGCCGATGGTCCCCCAGGGAGTCAGCAACAGCTACGTCCAGTACGCACGCGACCACAGCCCCGCCTTCGGAGAGGAGTGA
- the ilvD gene encoding dihydroxy-acid dehydratase, whose product MPEIDWKPRSRVVTDGIEATTSRGMLRAVGMGDEDWEKPQIGIASSWNEITPCNLSLDRLAQGAKEGVHSGGGYPLQFGTISVSDGISMGHEGMHFSLVSREVIADSVETVMMAERLDGTVLLAGCDKSLPGMLMAAARLDLSAVFLYAGSIAPGWVKLSDGTEKDVTIIDSFEAVGACKAGKMSEEDLKRIECAIAPGEGACGGMYTANTMASVAEALGMSLPGSAAPPSADRRRDYFAHRSGEAVVNLLKQGITARDILTKKAFENAIAVAMAFGGSTNVVLHLLAIANEAEVELTIDDFNRIGDKVPHIGDLKPFGKYVMNDVDRHGGVPVVMKALLDAGLLHGDCLTVTGKTVAENLAEINPPAPDGEVMRTLDNPIHATGGLTILKGSLAPEGAVVKTAGFDAQVFEGPARVFERERAAMDALTEGRINAGDVVVIRYEGPKGGPGMREMLAITAAIKGAGLGKDVLLLTDGRFSGGTTGLCIGHIAPEAVDAGPIAFVRDGDLIRVDIAARSLDLLVDESELTARRDGWAPLPPRYTRGVLAKYSKLVHSAAEGAVTG is encoded by the coding sequence CTCGACCGCCTCGCACAGGGCGCCAAAGAAGGCGTCCACTCCGGCGGCGGCTACCCGCTCCAGTTCGGCACCATCTCCGTGTCCGACGGCATCTCGATGGGTCACGAGGGCATGCACTTCTCGCTCGTCTCCCGCGAGGTCATCGCCGACTCGGTCGAGACGGTCATGATGGCCGAGCGCCTCGACGGCACCGTGCTGCTCGCCGGCTGTGACAAGTCGCTCCCCGGCATGCTGATGGCCGCCGCGCGCCTCGATCTGTCCGCCGTGTTCCTCTACGCCGGATCCATCGCCCCCGGCTGGGTCAAGCTCTCCGACGGCACGGAGAAGGATGTCACGATCATCGACTCCTTCGAGGCCGTCGGCGCCTGCAAGGCCGGCAAGATGAGCGAGGAGGACCTCAAGCGCATCGAGTGCGCCATCGCTCCGGGCGAGGGCGCCTGCGGCGGCATGTACACGGCCAACACCATGGCGTCCGTCGCCGAGGCTCTGGGCATGAGCCTGCCCGGCTCGGCCGCGCCGCCGTCGGCGGACCGCCGGCGCGACTACTTCGCCCACCGCTCGGGCGAGGCCGTCGTCAACCTGCTCAAGCAGGGGATCACGGCCCGCGACATCCTCACCAAGAAGGCGTTCGAGAACGCGATCGCGGTCGCGATGGCGTTCGGCGGCTCGACCAACGTCGTCCTGCACCTGCTCGCCATCGCGAACGAGGCCGAGGTCGAGCTCACGATCGACGACTTCAACCGCATCGGCGACAAGGTGCCGCACATCGGCGACCTCAAGCCGTTCGGCAAGTACGTGATGAACGACGTCGACCGCCACGGCGGCGTCCCCGTCGTCATGAAGGCCCTGCTCGACGCCGGGCTCCTCCACGGCGACTGCCTCACCGTCACCGGCAAGACCGTCGCGGAGAACCTCGCAGAGATCAACCCGCCTGCTCCCGACGGCGAGGTCATGCGAACCCTCGACAACCCGATCCACGCCACCGGCGGTCTCACGATCCTCAAGGGATCGCTCGCCCCGGAGGGCGCGGTCGTCAAGACGGCGGGCTTCGACGCCCAGGTGTTCGAGGGTCCTGCCCGCGTGTTCGAGCGCGAGCGCGCGGCCATGGACGCCCTCACCGAGGGGCGCATCAACGCCGGCGACGTGGTCGTCATCCGCTACGAGGGTCCCAAGGGCGGCCCGGGCATGCGCGAGATGCTCGCCATCACGGCGGCCATCAAGGGCGCGGGGCTCGGCAAGGATGTACTACTATTGACGGACGGACGATTCTCAGGCGGCACAACCGGCCTGTGCATCGGCCACATAGCACCCGAAGCGGTGGACGCAGGTCCCATCGCCTTCGTGCGCGATGGTGATCTGATACGGGTCGATATCGCGGCTCGCTCCCTCGACCTACTGGTCGACGAGTCAGAGCTGACCGCCCGCCGTGACGGCTGGGCTCCTCTTCCTCCGCGCTATACCCGTGGCGTTCTCGCGAAGTACTCCAAGCTCGTGCACTCTGCAGCAGAAGGCGCGGTCACGGGGTAG
- the serA gene encoding phosphoglycerate dehydrogenase — protein sequence MTKPVVLIAEELSPATVDALGPDFEIRSVDGTDRPALLTAVADADAILVRSATKVDAEVIGAAPKLKVVARAGVGLDNVDIKTATTAGVMVVNAPTSNIISAAELTVGHILSLARHIPAAHSALAQGQWKRSKYTGVELYEKTIGIIGLGRIGALITARLQAFGTKVVAYDPYVTSARAQQLGVQLVTLDELLAESDFVTIHMPKTPETTGMISDDQLALMKETAFIVNVARGGLIDEDALYRALTSGSIAGAGLDVFVSEPPTDSPLLALENVIVTPHLGASTDEAQEKAGVSVARSVRLALSGELVPDAVNVAGGVIDPYVRPGIPLVEKLGQVFSGLAHSPLTSIDVEVRGELVDYDVSVLKLAALKGIFTNIVSETVSYVNAPLLAEQRGIEVRLITDSVSEEYRNLITLRGALSDGSQVSVSGTLTGTKQIEKVVEINGYDVEVPIAEHLIVMVYDDRPGIVAVYGREFGESSINIAGMQIARTSAGGKALSVLTVDSRVPEGLLEKVRVAIDADLLQEIDITES from the coding sequence GTGACAAAGCCGGTCGTCCTGATCGCCGAAGAACTCTCGCCCGCCACCGTCGACGCCCTGGGGCCCGACTTCGAGATCCGCAGCGTCGACGGGACCGACCGCCCCGCGCTGCTCACCGCCGTCGCCGACGCCGACGCGATCCTCGTCCGCTCCGCCACGAAGGTCGACGCCGAGGTCATCGGCGCGGCGCCGAAGCTCAAGGTGGTCGCCCGCGCCGGCGTCGGTCTCGACAACGTCGACATCAAGACCGCCACCACCGCGGGCGTCATGGTCGTCAACGCGCCGACCTCGAACATCATCTCCGCCGCCGAGCTCACCGTCGGACACATCCTGAGCCTCGCCCGCCACATCCCGGCCGCGCACAGCGCGCTCGCCCAGGGGCAGTGGAAGCGGTCGAAGTACACCGGCGTCGAGCTCTACGAGAAGACGATCGGCATCATCGGCCTGGGGCGCATCGGCGCGCTCATCACGGCCCGCCTGCAGGCGTTCGGCACGAAGGTCGTCGCGTACGACCCCTACGTCACCTCCGCCCGCGCACAGCAGCTGGGCGTGCAGCTGGTGACGCTCGACGAGCTCCTCGCCGAGTCGGACTTCGTCACCATCCACATGCCCAAGACCCCCGAGACCACGGGCATGATCAGCGACGACCAGCTCGCCCTGATGAAGGAGACCGCGTTCATCGTGAACGTCGCGCGCGGCGGCCTCATCGACGAGGACGCCCTCTACCGTGCCCTCACCTCCGGCTCGATCGCCGGGGCCGGCCTCGACGTCTTCGTGAGCGAGCCGCCGACGGACTCGCCCCTGCTGGCACTCGAGAACGTCATCGTGACCCCGCACCTCGGCGCCTCCACCGACGAGGCCCAGGAGAAGGCGGGCGTCTCGGTCGCGCGCTCGGTGCGCCTCGCGCTCTCGGGCGAGCTCGTCCCCGATGCCGTCAACGTCGCCGGCGGCGTCATCGACCCGTACGTGCGCCCGGGCATCCCGCTGGTCGAGAAGCTCGGCCAGGTGTTCTCCGGGCTCGCACACAGCCCGCTCACCAGCATCGACGTCGAGGTGCGCGGCGAGCTCGTCGACTACGACGTGAGCGTGCTGAAGCTCGCGGCGCTGAAGGGCATCTTCACCAACATCGTCAGTGAGACGGTGTCGTACGTGAACGCGCCGCTCCTCGCCGAGCAGCGCGGCATCGAGGTTCGCCTCATCACCGACTCGGTGAGCGAGGAGTACCGCAACCTGATCACGCTGCGCGGCGCGCTCAGCGACGGTTCGCAGGTGTCGGTCTCCGGCACCCTGACCGGCACCAAGCAGATCGAGAAGGTCGTCGAGATCAACGGCTACGACGTCGAGGTGCCGATCGCGGAGCACCTCATCGTCATGGTCTACGACGACCGCCCCGGCATCGTCGCCGTCTACGGCCGCGAGTTCGGTGAGTCGTCGATCAACATCGCCGGGATGCAGATCGCCCGCACGTCGGCCGGCGGCAAGGCGCTCAGCGTCCTGACCGTCGACTCGCGCGTGCCGGAGGGACTGCTCGAGAAGGTCCGCGTCGCGATCGACGCCGACCTCCTGCAGGAGATCGACATCACCGAGTCCTGA
- a CDS encoding RNA polymerase sigma factor yields the protein MTTAIERAYRTEAPHILGAVARSVGDLQLAEDAVQEAFARAVAETARGRAPANPAAWITTVARRIAIDALRREATAARALPALAADEAGREARNSVAEADMLANDVFTGDERLELILLVCHPEVTEETRVALALRFVCGVPTAQVAEVFLVPEATMAARLTRAKKRIHDSGLRFTVDDPEALSDRLPDALTTVYLLYTVGHARTDDRLRADAVELARDVRRIRPDDAEATALLALLLLTEARQTTRVSAQDDFVTLADADRTRWDRALLAEGERLATAALTTAAGEEPGRFALQAAVAGLHGMAPTWETTDWPAIARLYDGLVRGWPSATARLGRIVARAYSPDVGPEAALAELDAHPDLFDGVAASQALAVRADLLRAAGERLAAADAYERALTAADDARVRRFLTRRRDEQRGA from the coding sequence GTGACCACCGCCATCGAGCGCGCGTACCGCACGGAGGCGCCGCACATCCTGGGCGCCGTCGCCCGCTCGGTCGGCGACCTGCAGCTCGCGGAGGACGCGGTGCAGGAGGCGTTCGCCCGCGCGGTCGCCGAGACGGCACGGGGGCGCGCGCCCGCCAACCCCGCCGCGTGGATCACGACGGTCGCCCGACGGATCGCCATCGACGCGTTGCGCCGCGAGGCCACAGCGGCCCGTGCCCTTCCCGCCCTCGCGGCGGACGAGGCCGGGCGGGAGGCGCGCAACAGCGTGGCGGAGGCCGACATGCTCGCGAACGACGTGTTCACCGGGGACGAGCGTCTGGAGCTCATCCTCCTGGTCTGTCACCCCGAGGTGACGGAGGAGACGCGGGTCGCCCTCGCCCTGCGTTTCGTCTGCGGCGTTCCGACGGCGCAGGTGGCGGAGGTCTTCCTGGTGCCGGAAGCGACGATGGCGGCGCGCCTGACCCGGGCGAAGAAGCGCATCCATGATTCGGGGCTGCGCTTCACCGTGGACGACCCGGAGGCGTTGAGCGACCGTCTGCCGGACGCGCTCACCACGGTCTACCTGCTCTACACGGTCGGCCACGCGCGCACCGACGACCGGCTGCGCGCCGACGCCGTCGAGCTGGCCAGGGACGTGCGCCGCATCCGCCCGGACGACGCGGAGGCGACGGCGCTGCTGGCGCTCCTGCTGCTCACCGAGGCGCGGCAGACGACCCGGGTGTCGGCGCAGGACGACTTCGTCACGCTCGCCGACGCGGACCGCACGCGCTGGGATCGCGCGCTGCTGGCCGAGGGGGAGCGGCTCGCGACCGCCGCGCTGACGACCGCGGCAGGGGAGGAGCCCGGCCGGTTCGCCCTGCAGGCGGCCGTCGCGGGGCTGCACGGGATGGCGCCGACATGGGAGACCACAGACTGGCCGGCCATCGCGCGGCTGTACGACGGTCTCGTGCGCGGGTGGCCGTCGGCGACCGCCCGGCTCGGGAGGATCGTGGCCCGTGCCTACAGTCCGGACGTGGGGCCGGAGGCGGCGCTCGCAGAGCTGGACGCGCATCCCGACCTGTTCGACGGGGTGGCCGCGTCGCAGGCTCTCGCCGTGCGCGCCGACCTGCTGCGGGCAGCGGGGGAGCGGCTCGCCGCCGCCGACGCCTACGAGCGGGCCCTGACGGCGGCCGATGACGCGCGGGTGCGGCGGTTCCTCACCCGCCGGCGGGACGAGCAGCGCGGAGCGTGA
- a CDS encoding DoxX family protein → MTAFDIAQLVTRLALAAVFLVMGALHFVPGPARGMAAMIPPALRRPGVPAPPVLVAVTGACEVAGGIGLLLPPTRVAAAICLAVFLIAVFPANAYAARHPDRFGAFGTPLLPRAVLQLLLIALCVFCAL, encoded by the coding sequence ATGACCGCCTTCGACATCGCGCAGCTCGTGACCCGGCTGGCTCTCGCGGCGGTCTTCCTCGTCATGGGCGCCCTGCATTTCGTGCCGGGGCCGGCCCGCGGCATGGCGGCGATGATCCCGCCGGCCCTGCGCCGCCCGGGGGTGCCGGCGCCACCGGTCCTGGTCGCCGTCACGGGCGCCTGCGAGGTCGCGGGCGGCATCGGACTGCTGCTGCCGCCCACCCGTGTGGCTGCGGCGATCTGCCTCGCGGTGTTCCTGATCGCGGTGTTTCCGGCGAACGCCTACGCTGCGCGCCATCCGGACCGCTTTGGCGCCTTCGGCACGCCCCTCCTCCCCCGGGCAGTGCTGCAGCTGCTGCTGATCGCGCTGTGTGTGTTCTGCGCGCTGTGA
- the ilvC gene encoding ketol-acid reductoisomerase gives MAEIYYDNDADLSIIQSKKVAVIGYGSQGHAHAQNLRDSGVEVVIGLKDGSKSKPKAEEAGFRVLSAADAAKWADVVVILAPDQVQRHLYAEDIQPNIEEGNALVFGHGFNIRFGYIEAPEGVDVIMVAPKGPGHTVRREYEAGRGVPVIVAVEKDATGNAWPLVLSYAKGIGGLRAGGIKTTFTEETETDLFGEQAVLCGGVSQLVQYGFETLTEAGYQPQVAYFEVLHELKLIVDLMWEGGIAKQRWSVSDTAEYGDYVSGPRVIDPHVKENMQAVLTDIQTGAFAERFIADQDAGAPEFLALRKKGEQHPIEATGRELRKLFAWNASNDDDYVDGEVAR, from the coding sequence GTGGCTGAGATCTATTACGACAACGACGCCGATCTCTCGATCATCCAGAGCAAGAAGGTCGCCGTCATCGGCTACGGCTCGCAGGGGCACGCGCACGCGCAGAACCTCCGCGACTCGGGCGTCGAGGTCGTCATCGGCCTGAAGGACGGCTCGAAGTCGAAGCCGAAGGCCGAGGAGGCGGGCTTCCGCGTCCTCAGCGCCGCCGACGCCGCCAAGTGGGCAGACGTCGTCGTCATCCTCGCGCCGGACCAGGTCCAGCGCCACCTCTACGCCGAGGACATCCAGCCGAACATCGAAGAGGGCAATGCGCTCGTCTTCGGCCACGGCTTCAACATCCGCTTCGGCTACATCGAGGCGCCGGAGGGCGTGGACGTCATCATGGTCGCCCCCAAGGGCCCGGGCCACACCGTGCGCCGCGAGTACGAGGCCGGGCGCGGCGTCCCCGTCATCGTCGCCGTCGAGAAGGACGCCACCGGCAACGCGTGGCCGCTCGTCCTGAGCTACGCCAAGGGCATCGGCGGCCTCCGCGCCGGCGGCATCAAGACCACCTTCACCGAGGAGACCGAGACCGACCTGTTCGGCGAGCAGGCCGTGCTCTGCGGCGGCGTCTCGCAGCTCGTCCAGTACGGCTTCGAGACCCTGACCGAGGCCGGCTACCAGCCGCAGGTCGCCTACTTCGAGGTGCTGCACGAGCTCAAGCTCATCGTGGACCTGATGTGGGAGGGCGGCATCGCCAAGCAGCGCTGGAGCGTCTCCGACACGGCCGAGTACGGCGACTACGTCTCGGGCCCGCGCGTCATCGACCCGCACGTCAAGGAGAACATGCAGGCCGTCCTCACGGACATCCAGACCGGCGCCTTCGCCGAGCGCTTCATCGCGGACCAGGACGCCGGCGCGCCGGAGTTCCTCGCGCTGCGCAAGAAGGGCGAGCAGCACCCGATCGAGGCCACCGGCCGCGAGCTGCGCAAGCTCTTCGCATGGAACGCGTCGAACGACGACGACTACGTGGACGGCGAGGTCGCGCGCTGA
- a CDS encoding YciI family protein: MTDEYVLLIKEPNWDPAAMSAEDWAAGMAGHRAFQEAVAAAGERILASNALQPESAATKITPRAGQAPLITDGPFGETREVVTGFYSFTAATPERARELASLVPSEGWVELYPVLVFDRAN, translated from the coding sequence ATGACCGACGAGTACGTCCTGCTCATCAAAGAGCCGAACTGGGATCCGGCCGCAATGAGCGCGGAGGACTGGGCAGCCGGGATGGCCGGGCACCGGGCGTTCCAGGAGGCGGTGGCAGCGGCGGGCGAGAGGATCCTCGCCAGCAACGCCCTGCAGCCGGAGAGCGCCGCGACGAAGATCACCCCGCGCGCCGGGCAGGCGCCGCTGATCACCGACGGCCCGTTCGGCGAGACCCGGGAGGTGGTGACCGGCTTCTACAGCTTCACCGCCGCGACTCCGGAGCGGGCTCGCGAGCTCGCGTCGCTGGTTCCGAGCGAGGGCTGGGTCGAGCTGTACCCGGTGCTCGTGTTCGACCGCGCGAACTGA
- a CDS encoding TetR/AcrR family transcriptional regulator, producing the protein MAETPSARDRILDAFEELLGEQSERAATLEAVAARAGVSKGGLLYHFASKDAMVDGVLARLNDHVEADLGRMRAAPEGPVDYFIRTSIPTDNDLERSIVAVARLAQSADSRARDALAAMQRSWLEILESSVGDPLIARIIMLIGDGMYYNTALLPDTNAVLRGETDLDRVIELVQRLGVDPVA; encoded by the coding sequence ATGGCCGAAACCCCCTCCGCCCGCGACCGCATCCTCGACGCCTTCGAGGAGCTCCTCGGGGAGCAGAGCGAACGGGCGGCCACCCTCGAGGCCGTCGCCGCGCGCGCCGGCGTCTCCAAGGGCGGCCTGCTCTACCATTTCGCCTCCAAGGACGCGATGGTCGACGGCGTGCTCGCCCGGCTGAACGACCACGTCGAGGCCGATCTCGGGCGCATGCGGGCTGCACCAGAGGGGCCGGTCGACTACTTCATCCGCACGTCCATCCCCACGGACAACGACCTCGAACGCTCCATCGTCGCCGTCGCCCGACTGGCGCAGAGCGCGGACAGCCGGGCGCGCGACGCCCTCGCCGCGATGCAGCGATCCTGGCTCGAGATCCTCGAGTCATCCGTCGGCGACCCGCTCATCGCGCGCATTATCATGCTCATCGGCGACGGGATGTACTACAACACCGCGCTCCTGCCCGACACGAACGCCGTCCTCCGCGGCGAGACCGATCTCGACCGCGTGATCGAGCTCGTCCAGCGCCTCGGCGTCGATCCCGTCGCCTGA
- a CDS encoding copper homeostasis protein CutC gives MPRPAVEIAVQDVPGVRIALAEGADRVELCSALGLGGLTPSAGVLRAAVEAAEEASRAGFVHVLVRPRGGGFVYDEDELATTVADIRFAREAGASGVVVGALDEAGRVDRPAVERFVAAADGLEVTFHRALDIVADPTSALEALSGLGVTRVLSSGGAPRSIEGVEVLTALVERGAGRVQVMAGGGVRVEDIPALAAAGVAAVHLSARDTVQGAPSGPGGGDAAYDITDPTTVRAAVAAAESQRA, from the coding sequence ATGCCCCGACCCGCCGTCGAGATCGCCGTGCAGGATGTGCCCGGCGTGCGCATCGCCCTCGCGGAGGGCGCGGACCGCGTCGAGCTGTGCTCGGCGCTGGGCCTCGGCGGCCTCACGCCGTCGGCCGGTGTGCTCCGCGCCGCCGTCGAGGCGGCGGAGGAGGCGTCGCGCGCCGGGTTCGTCCACGTGCTCGTGAGGCCGCGCGGCGGCGGCTTCGTGTACGACGAGGACGAACTGGCCACCACCGTCGCAGACATCCGATTCGCACGCGAGGCCGGCGCATCGGGCGTCGTGGTCGGCGCGCTGGACGAGGCCGGGCGGGTCGATCGCCCTGCCGTCGAGCGGTTCGTCGCCGCGGCGGACGGCCTCGAGGTGACCTTCCACCGCGCGCTCGACATCGTCGCAGACCCGACGTCGGCGCTCGAGGCGCTCAGCGGCCTCGGGGTCACACGGGTGCTCTCCTCGGGCGGCGCTCCCCGCAGCATCGAGGGCGTCGAGGTGCTCACCGCGCTGGTCGAGCGCGGCGCCGGGCGCGTCCAGGTGATGGCCGGGGGAGGTGTGCGCGTGGAGGACATCCCCGCGCTCGCCGCCGCGGGTGTCGCCGCCGTGCACCTGTCGGCGCGCGACACCGTCCAGGGCGCGCCGAGCGGACCGGGGGGCGGCGATGCAGCCTACGACATCACCGACCCGACGACGGTCCGAGCCGCCGTCGCGGCGGCGGAGTCGCAGCGCGCCTAG
- the ilvN gene encoding acetolactate synthase small subunit: MSSHVLSLLVEDKPGLLTRVAGLFARRGFNIHSLAVGTSEVEGLSRITVVVDVEELPLEQVTKQLNKLINVIKIVELDPAQSVQREHLLIKVRVDNSTRSQVLEAVNLFRARVVDVATDALVIEVTGDSGKTQALLKVLEPYGIKEMAQSGLLAIGRGSKSITERVFKN; this comes from the coding sequence ATGAGCAGCCACGTTCTGAGCCTCCTCGTGGAGGACAAGCCGGGTCTGCTGACCCGGGTCGCCGGCCTGTTCGCCCGGCGCGGATTCAACATCCACTCGCTCGCGGTGGGCACCAGCGAGGTCGAGGGGCTTTCCCGCATCACCGTCGTGGTCGACGTGGAGGAGCTGCCGCTCGAGCAGGTCACCAAGCAGCTCAACAAGCTGATCAACGTCATCAAGATCGTGGAGCTGGACCCGGCGCAGTCGGTCCAGCGCGAGCACCTGCTCATCAAGGTGCGCGTCGACAACTCCACCCGCTCCCAGGTTCTGGAGGCGGTCAACCTCTTCCGCGCCCGCGTCGTCGACGTGGCCACGGACGCGCTCGTGATCGAGGTCACGGGCGACTCCGGCAAGACCCAGGCGCTGCTCAAGGTGCTCGAGCCCTACGGGATCAAGGAGATGGCCCAGTCGGGCCTGCTCGCGATCGGCCGCGGCTCCAAGTCGATCACCGAGCGCGTCTTCAAGAACTGA